In a genomic window of Nostoc sp. UHCC 0870:
- a CDS encoding GUN4 domain-containing protein: MAEEPKDQNAPITLESFWKLLDSKLISLGIPGALIGVAIDFARKSEWRNAGLCIVAAGVFWLIIKVGNKLSPRIDQLIEWIFSNLERLALDFWAKLTSDFEGKYYQRLKFDCREYEIRGINRGALQLENVFVPLKMAQKVAEHIPQNLINYQRGTINPLEQQEIGNLLVQMNRDVYFKRLAILGAPGCGKSTLLRHITLMYATRQQRRLHPKAPKLIPVLLQLRDIYQEIIQNPEIALAEIIENAVKKLQASEPLQPRKNWFRKRLSESKCLVMLDGLDEIPDDEQRQNVSAWVDKQIGIHSDGYFILTSRPEGYRKAPLTQNVCQLEVQPFSREQRDKFIQDWYFHRVKREYNNKVDLGVRDRAKKQANNLIEQIQASSSLKLMARNPLLLNMIAITHETHQTLSNKRVDLYKEICRVLLEGRQRVKGQTTLLSAEQKQSVLKSLALELMQQNTQAFTLDQFSRRDKTYKQAKSLIQDKLDRFPQVIITPEDFIKKDDIGVRELLSEKQQEGIYELAHKTFQEYLAAVEIKESRQENLLIEALNDETKLAWWRETIRFYAAQTDASQLIANALNHANISVLTLAYQCSKAAQELEPYVRKQLTAKLEQSLASDNLAEFTLAAEVKLADRMSQLNHDFLDEINVEQDSIAVDSSDITWAEYQLFLNETSTPNTLANKRQAQQPVTNISFWDANSFCAWLSLRSRTELAEPGICYRQALKPEQNADGKIKLLRFQVPTRYATLAYYLAAGKWKEADEETWKVMLEVAGREKQGYLELEDIRQFPCEDLRIIDQLWVNYSNGHFGFSVQKEIYLSVGGILEGSRTSSPFKKVLVPFQWIYTRFGGRVRDEDNEIYEAYKRFGDRVEWRVKQSWISYSAVIYTKDAPKGHLPYIHFYFYATQTEEVFFSSLASRLVKCNI, translated from the coding sequence ATGGCAGAAGAACCAAAAGACCAGAACGCACCCATAACGCTGGAAAGTTTTTGGAAACTCCTTGATTCCAAGCTGATTAGTCTCGGTATTCCTGGGGCTTTGATTGGCGTTGCAATTGATTTCGCCCGTAAGTCGGAATGGAGAAACGCCGGGTTATGTATAGTTGCAGCTGGAGTTTTCTGGTTAATTATCAAAGTTGGTAATAAACTCAGCCCACGCATTGACCAACTAATAGAATGGATATTCAGTAACCTTGAAAGACTAGCTTTGGATTTTTGGGCAAAGTTAACTTCTGACTTTGAAGGTAAATATTATCAAAGATTAAAATTTGACTGTCGAGAATATGAAATTCGGGGAATTAATCGCGGTGCATTGCAATTAGAAAATGTGTTTGTTCCCCTCAAAATGGCGCAGAAAGTAGCGGAACATATACCACAGAATCTTATTAATTATCAGCGAGGAACAATTAACCCACTGGAACAGCAAGAAATTGGTAACTTGCTAGTACAGATGAACAGGGATGTTTACTTTAAAAGGTTAGCTATTTTAGGTGCGCCTGGTTGTGGTAAATCTACTCTCCTCAGACACATTACTTTAATGTATGCGACACGCCAACAACGGCGTTTACATCCCAAAGCACCAAAATTAATTCCGGTTTTGCTGCAATTGCGAGATATTTACCAAGAAATAATTCAAAATCCTGAGATAGCTTTAGCAGAAATTATTGAGAACGCAGTTAAAAAACTCCAAGCTAGTGAACCTCTGCAACCGCGTAAAAATTGGTTTCGTAAAAGACTGAGTGAAAGTAAATGTTTAGTCATGCTGGATGGACTAGATGAAATTCCAGATGATGAGCAAAGGCAAAATGTGAGTGCATGGGTTGATAAACAAATTGGGATACATTCTGATGGTTATTTCATTCTCACTTCTCGCCCAGAAGGTTATCGTAAAGCACCACTAACACAAAATGTCTGTCAGTTAGAAGTACAGCCATTTAGTCGTGAACAACGAGATAAATTTATTCAAGATTGGTATTTTCATCGCGTTAAGCGAGAATATAATAATAAGGTAGATTTGGGTGTAAGAGATCGCGCCAAGAAACAAGCTAACAATCTCATTGAACAAATACAAGCATCTTCATCTTTAAAACTGATGGCAAGAAACCCTTTATTGTTAAATATGATTGCCATCACCCATGAAACCCATCAGACTTTATCTAATAAACGCGTAGATTTATATAAAGAGATTTGTCGAGTATTGTTAGAAGGGAGACAACGAGTTAAAGGACAAACTACGCTGCTTTCTGCTGAACAAAAGCAATCTGTTTTAAAGTCTCTGGCTCTAGAGTTAATGCAACAAAATACCCAAGCATTTACTTTAGATCAATTTTCCCGTCGTGACAAGACATACAAACAGGCGAAGTCTCTTATCCAAGACAAGTTAGATAGATTTCCTCAAGTCATAATTACGCCAGAAGACTTTATTAAAAAAGATGATATAGGCGTGCGGGAGTTACTGAGTGAGAAACAACAAGAGGGGATTTATGAATTGGCTCATAAAACTTTTCAAGAATATCTCGCAGCCGTTGAAATCAAAGAATCTCGACAAGAAAATTTATTAATAGAGGCATTGAATGATGAGACTAAGTTGGCTTGGTGGCGAGAAACAATTCGATTTTATGCCGCCCAAACAGATGCTAGTCAATTAATTGCCAATGCTTTAAATCATGCCAATATATCTGTATTGACTCTGGCTTATCAGTGCAGCAAAGCAGCCCAAGAACTAGAACCTTATGTAAGAAAACAGTTAACAGCTAAATTAGAACAAAGTTTAGCATCTGATAATTTAGCAGAATTTACCTTAGCGGCTGAGGTTAAACTTGCTGATAGGATGAGTCAGTTAAATCATGATTTCTTGGATGAAATTAATGTTGAACAAGACAGTATTGCAGTTGATAGTAGTGATATAACTTGGGCAGAATATCAACTATTTTTAAATGAAACCAGTACACCAAATACCTTGGCTAATAAAAGACAAGCTCAACAGCCTGTAACTAACATTAGCTTTTGGGATGCTAATAGTTTTTGTGCTTGGTTGAGTTTAAGAAGTCGCACAGAATTAGCTGAACCAGGAATTTGTTATAGACAAGCATTAAAACCAGAACAAAATGCTGATGGTAAAATTAAATTGCTGCGGTTTCAAGTACCTACTCGCTATGCAACACTTGCTTACTACCTAGCAGCAGGTAAGTGGAAAGAGGCAGACGAGGAAACATGGAAGGTGATGTTGGAAGTTGCGGGAAGGGAAAAACAAGGCTATCTGGAATTAGAAGACATTCGCCAATTCCCCTGCGAAGATTTGAGAATTATTGATCAATTATGGGTGAATTACAGCAATGGACATTTTGGGTTTAGTGTTCAGAAAGAAATTTATCTCAGTGTGGGCGGAATTTTAGAAGGAAGTCGAACCAGTTCACCTTTCAAAAAGGTTCTTGTTCCCTTCCAATGGATATATACCCGTTTTGGTGGTAGAGTGAGAGATGAAGATAATGAAATCTACGAAGCTTATAAACGTTTCGGCGATCGCGTGGAGTGGAGAGTGAAACAAAGCTGGATTAGCTATAGTGCCGTAATATATACAAAGGATGCCCCCAAGGGACACTTACCATATATTCACTTCTATTTTTATGCCACACAAACCGAGGAAGTCTTCTTCTCTTCTCTCGCGTCGAGACTTGTAAAATGTAACATATAA
- a CDS encoding type II toxin-antitoxin system VapC family toxin yields the protein MSRKKTYIDSGVLIAAFRGVQSIGIQANTILNDDNREFVSSQFVKLEVVPKAIYNQQQDETDFYETFFSAVSYWATDLEQISQDAYQLSSLYGLAAMDALHVAAAIWLKADELITTEKPTKPMHRVKKIQIISI from the coding sequence GTGAGTCGTAAGAAGACTTACATCGACTCTGGGGTTCTCATTGCTGCTTTTCGGGGTGTTCAGTCAATCGGCATTCAAGCAAACACTATTCTCAATGATGACAATCGGGAATTTGTATCGAGCCAATTTGTCAAGTTAGAAGTAGTGCCTAAAGCAATTTATAATCAACAGCAAGACGAAACAGACTTCTACGAAACCTTCTTTAGTGCTGTTAGCTATTGGGCAACAGACTTGGAGCAAATTTCACAAGATGCTTATCAACTTTCCTCTCTCTACGGTTTAGCTGCAATGGATGCACTTCATGTTGCTGCTGCTATCTGGCTCAAGGCTGATGAATTGATTACTACTGAAAAGCCTACCAAACCAATGCACCGAGTCAAGAAAATCCAGATTATCTCCATTTGA
- a CDS encoding Uma2 family endonuclease — MTSATNPATDLTPFPDHTQLPESDGTFVFAERTGGKNFQEHPQSILLTDSIRPILQQLHPDGQYCIGQDSGIYWRMTDPPEKGAEAPDWFYVGNVPPSLDGQPRRSYVLWREFIAPLIVLEFVSGDGTEERDRTPWKGKFWIYEQVIRPPFYGIYEVNKASVEVYHLIDGQYQLLPVNERGHYPIHPLGVELGIWQDSYQNMELPWLRWWDSQGNLLLSGEERAEQERQRAEQESQRAEKERQRSERLIAQLRALGVEPEA; from the coding sequence ATGACCTCTGCAACCAATCCAGCAACTGACCTAACCCCTTTCCCAGACCATACGCAGCTACCAGAGTCTGATGGTACTTTCGTGTTCGCGGAGCGTACCGGAGGTAAAAACTTCCAGGAACATCCCCAAAGCATTCTACTCACCGACTCCATTAGACCGATATTGCAACAACTCCATCCCGATGGACAATATTGTATCGGTCAAGATAGCGGTATCTACTGGCGGATGACTGACCCCCCAGAGAAAGGCGCAGAAGCACCAGATTGGTTTTATGTAGGAAATGTACCACCTTCGCTGGATGGGCAACCCCGTAGGTCTTATGTGTTGTGGCGAGAGTTTATTGCCCCATTAATTGTTTTGGAATTTGTTTCTGGCGATGGTACAGAGGAGCGAGATAGAACCCCTTGGAAGGGGAAATTTTGGATTTATGAACAGGTGATTCGTCCTCCATTCTATGGCATTTATGAAGTGAATAAAGCCAGCGTGGAAGTTTATCACCTGATTGACGGACAATATCAATTATTACCAGTAAATGAACGTGGGCATTATCCCATACATCCTTTAGGTGTTGAGTTGGGTATATGGCAGGACTCATACCAAAATATGGAATTACCCTGGCTGCGCTGGTGGGATTCGCAGGGTAATTTGTTGTTGAGTGGTGAGGAAAGAGCCGAACAGGAGCGTCAAAGGGCTGAACAGGAAAGCCAAAGGGCTGAAAAAGAACGTCAACGGTCAGAACGCCTAATTGCCCAATTGCGCGCTCTCGGTGTTGAACCAGAGGCTTAG